One window from the genome of Rhinolophus ferrumequinum isolate MPI-CBG mRhiFer1 chromosome 10, mRhiFer1_v1.p, whole genome shotgun sequence encodes:
- the LOC117029321 gene encoding DNA dC->dU-editing enzyme APOBEC-3G-like: MDEDTFHKNFSQELMPHKTYLCYEVELQEDDAWIPVDEFKGFLRNQGADTLEPRCHAELCLLELIPSWELDKERHYRVTCFISWSPCPDCASQLAAFLGKNSHLSLRVFASRIYTKLAGYETGLRQLQAAGAQITIMTSEEFEYCWKTFVDHQGTPFLPWADMDVNYQRQSMTLETILQNQEN, from the exons ATGGATGAAGACACCTTCCATAAGAACTTCAGTCAAGAGCTTATGCCGCACAAGACCTACCTGTGCTACGAGGTAGAGCTCCAGGAGGATGACGCCTGGATCCCAGTGGACGAGTTCAAGGGCTTCCTGCGCAACCAG GGCGCTGACACACTGGAGCCCCGCTGCCATGCAGAGTTGTGCCTCCTGGAGCTGATCCCGTCGTGGGAACTGGACAAGGAACGGCACTACAGGGTCACTTGTTTCATCTCCTGGAGCCCCTGCCCTGACTGTGCCAGCCAACTGGCTGCGTTCCTGGGCAAGAACAGCCATTTGAGCCTGCGCGTCTTCGCCTCCCGCATCTATACAAAACTTGCTGGATATGAGACTGGGCTGCGCCAACTGCAGGCAGCTGGGGCACAAATCACCATCATGACCTCCGAGG AGTTTGAGTACTGCTGGAAAACCTTCGTGGACCACCAGGGAACACCCTTCCTCCCCTGGGCTGACATGGATGTAAATTATCAGAGACAATCTATGACTTTAGAGACCATTCTCCAG AATCAGGAAAACTGA